One stretch of Emys orbicularis isolate rEmyOrb1 chromosome 7, rEmyOrb1.hap1, whole genome shotgun sequence DNA includes these proteins:
- the LRRC18 gene encoding leucine-rich repeat-containing protein 18 has translation MAKGKAKGPKGKKVTLKVAKNSIKITFDGKRRLDLSKMGITTFPKCILKLADVDELDLSRNMIKKIPDFIEKFQNLRWLDLHSNQIEKLPETIGMLQNLFYLNICNNKLTTKSLPVELSQLKNLRTLNLGLNQIDNLPTTLGALKELQEVGLFDNYLTTIPNSVAKLPKLKKMNVKRNPFPQPTEEELLIDTIKRIEALYLVDEKDLCGPCLKKCQEERDKLNKLKNAVPTSLRKPNFSSLMTPNSTAKDNQAEWR, from the coding sequence ATGGCCAAGGGGAAAGCAAAAGGCCCCAAAGGGAAAAAAGTCACCTTGAAAGTCGCCAAAAACTCCATCAAGATCACGTTTGATGGGAAACGCCGCCTTGACCTGAGCAAGATGGGCATCACCACCTTCCCCAAGTGCATCCTCAAGCTGGCTGACGTGGACGAGCTGGATCTGAGCAGGAACATGATCAAGAAAATCCCAGACTTCATCGAGAAGTTCCAAAACCTGCGCTGGCTGGACTTGCACAGCAACCAGATCGAGAAGCTGCCGGAGACGATCGGCATGCTCCAGAACCTCTTCTACCTCAACATCTGCAACAACAAGCTGACCACCAAGAGCCTGCCAGTGGAGCTGAGCCAGCTGAAGAACCTGCGCACCCTCAACCTGGGCTTGAACCAGATCGACAACCTCCCCACCACCCTTGGGGCCCTGAAGGAGCTCCAGGAAGTGGGCCTCTTTGACAACTACCTGACAACCATCCCCAACAGTGTGGCAAAGCTCCCCAAGCTCAAGAAGATGAACGTGAAGAggaaccccttcccccagccaacAGAGGAGGAACTGTTAATTGACACCATCAAGCGCATCGAAGCCCTGTACTTGGTGGACGAGAAAGACCTGTGTGGCCCCTGTCTGAAGAAGTGCCAGGAGGAGAGGGACAAGCTGAACAAGCTGAAGAACGCGGTGCCCACCTCTCTGAGGAAGCCAAACTTTTCTTCCCTCATGACGCCCAACTCCACAGCAAAGGATAACCAAGCGGAGTGGCGATGA